The following is a genomic window from Stenotrophomonas maltophilia.
GTCGCCAGCGGCGGCGCTCGCGGTAACCTGTGGGCCTTGATGCTCCGTGAGACCCCATGAAACGTCACTTCTCGATGCTGCGCGAATTCCAGCTGGCGGACTGGTTCACCCTGGCCAATGCCTTCTGCGGCACCGGTGCGGTGTTTGCCGCGATGCGCTTCCTGCAGGACGGGGAGCGCGGCTACCTGCTGTTCGGCATGGCGTTGATCCCGCTGGCCTTCATCTTCGATGCACTGGACGGGCGCATCGCACGCTGGCGCAAGTCCAGTTCCACCCTCGGGCGGGAGCTGGATTCGCTGTCCGATGTCATCTCCTTCGGTGTGGCTCCGGCAGCGCTGGCCTATGCCTGCGGTATGCAGGGCGGCTGGGACTGGCTGGTGCTGAGCTACTTCGTCTGCTGCGGTGTCAGCCGCCTGGCGCGCTACAACGTCACGGCCGAGGCACTGGCCGGCGAGGAGGGCAAGGTCAAGTACTTCGAGGGCACGCCGATTCCGACCAGCCTGGTGCTGGTGATCATGCTGGCCATCGCCGCCGGTACCGATGCCATCGGCCAGGACATCTGGTTCGGCCAGTGGCAGATCGGGCCGTGGCAGCTGCATCCGATGGTGCTGCTGTTCGCGCTGTCCGGGTCGCTGATGATCAGCAAGACCCTGCGTATTCCCAAGCCATGAACCTGCTCTGCGGAGGCCTGCGATGACCAGCTCGGCCCACGACGCCGGCAGCAGCGATTTCGAGACCCTGGCCCGGCAGTATTTCGGTGCCTGGGGCGATGCGCTGCGGCATGCGACCACCCCCGGCGCGCCGGGCGGCGGCGACCCCGGCAGCTGGCAGCGGCTGTTTGACGGCTGGGCCCAGTTGTTGCCGGAACAGGGGCAGGGCGCACCGGAAGATGCGGTGCGCCGCTTCCGTGAGCAGGCCGGCAGCTGGTACGGCACGATGCAGGAGGTGGCCGCGCGCTTCGCCGGCCGCGATGCCAGCAGTGCCGAGGTGGCGCAGGCCTGG
Proteins encoded in this region:
- a CDS encoding CDP-alcohol phosphatidyltransferase family protein; this encodes MKRHFSMLREFQLADWFTLANAFCGTGAVFAAMRFLQDGERGYLLFGMALIPLAFIFDALDGRIARWRKSSSTLGRELDSLSDVISFGVAPAALAYACGMQGGWDWLVLSYFVCCGVSRLARYNVTAEALAGEEGKVKYFEGTPIPTSLVLVIMLAIAAGTDAIGQDIWFGQWQIGPWQLHPMVLLFALSGSLMISKTLRIPKP